From the genome of Tachysurus vachellii isolate PV-2020 chromosome 2, HZAU_Pvac_v1, whole genome shotgun sequence, one region includes:
- the LOC132859618 gene encoding urotensin-2 receptor: protein MNFSRSRSFAGAPRNINSGSTDELVITSTFGTLLSLVYVVGVSGNVYTLVVMCHSIRFATSMYISIINLALADLLYLSTIPFVVCTYFLKDWYFGDVGCRILLSLDLLTMHASIFTLTVMCLERYLAVTKPLDNVKRSKSYRKTMAWGVWILSLILTMPMIIMVNQTSRKAADGGVKRMCAPTWAPHAYKIYLTVLFCTSIMAPGLIIGYLYTRLARTYLESQRSTALNKGNKRSPKQKVLIMIFTIVLVFWACFLPFWIWQLLPLYHEPLGLAPHIRTCINYLVACLTYSNSCINPFLYTLLTKNYREYLKNRHKSFYRYTSSFKKRPPSLYSLGKSGSSSNQFEFNSETLVMSQLKVQ from the coding sequence ATGAATTTTAGCCGGTCTCGCTCTTTTGCAGGCGCACCACGGAACATCAACTCGGGCTCCACCGACGAGCTGGTAATCACCTCCACTTTTGGCACGCTGCTCTCGCTTGTTTACGTAGTTGGCGTTTCGGGAAACGTGTACACTCTGGTCGTGATGTGCCACTCGATTCGCTTCGCTACCTCTATGTACATCTCTATCATAAACTTGGCGCTCGCGGACTTGCTGTACCTCTCCACGATCCCATTCGTGGTGTGCACGTACTTCCTCAAGGACTGGTACTTCGGGGATGTGGGCTGTCGCATACTGCTCAGTCTGGATCTCCTCACCATGCACGCAAGCATCTTCACCTTAACCGTGATGTGCTTGGAGCGCTACTTGGCTGTGACGAAGCCTCTGGACAACGTGAAGCGCTCAAAAAGCTATCGGAAAACCATGGCTTGGGGGGTGTGGATACTCTCTCTAATCTTAACCATGCCTATGATAATCATGGTGAACCAGACGAGCAGAAAGGCCGCGGACGGAGGCGTTAAACGCATGTGCGCTCCCACTTGGGCACCTCATGCGTATAAGATTTACCTGACTGTTCTGTTTTGCACCAGTATCATGGCGCCTGGCCTTATCATTGGTTACCTGTACACCAGATTAGCCAGGACATACCTTGAATCACAGAGAAGCACGGCTCTAAATAAGGGCAATAAGCGATCACCTAAGCAAAAAGTACTTATAATGATATTTACAATCGTGCTCGTGTTCTGGGCCTGCTTCCTGCCCTTTTGGATATGGCAGCTTTTGCCCCTCTACCACGAACCCCTGGGCCTGGCTCCTCACATACGCACGTGTATTAATTACCTGGTGGcgtgtctgacctacagcaacAGCTGCATTAACCCGTTTCTGTACACGCTGCTCACCAAGAACTACCGCGAGTACCTGAAAAACCGCCACAAGAGCTTCTACCGCTACACGTCCTCGTTCAAGAAGCGGCCGCCGAGCTTGTACTCGTTGGGAAAGTCCGGGTCATCGAGCAATCAGTTCGAGTTTAACTCGGAGACGCTGGTCATGTCACAGCTGAAGGTGCAGTGA